A stretch of DNA from Aspergillus flavus chromosome 3, complete sequence:
ACCTGCGTATGCCTGTCCCATCCGGCTGAAGACCAGCTCATTCCCCACAAAGGGTAGGACAAGATTGTTCGCTATTGTAGAGACCAGCGGGTTCTCGTACGCATTGAGTGCCTGCATCTCATGGGAATTGCGGACGATCATTTGAGCACGATCATACCTTTTGGACTGTGTTTCGCACAGGATGTTCTCTATGTCTCGATCGGACAGATTAGCCAAGCTACCACCatggctttctttctttcgcaAGATGGCATTAAGGAACTCGGCGCAAGATTCCATTGCCCCATTAGCACCTTGGCCGCCAATAGGATTTGGCTATAATATAGACGAAGATAAGGTGTCAGCCATCTGGATGGGGAAGGCGCAGTGCGTCTGGGTATACAGAACTCATGGTACTTACCTTGTGCGCTGAGTCCCCAAAAGTAATGATCCTCTTGAAAAACCACTTTTGGTAAACAATCTCGTGCAAAGGTGTCAATGCTGACGATAGTCGCTTGTCGAAGACGTGGCCGAAGGTGACTTTTCTTGTGATGGGAAGATTGTAATTTTGCTTGACGAAATCGGCCTCGTCTTCCTAGGTATACTTGAGTATATCCTTCCCATACTTCTCTTGCGGCAGTTTATCAAACAGAAACCAATACACCCGACCTTCTGGCCCCGACACAACGAGCTGCGACTGGCCATTGCCCATCACAATGTTCTGCTCGCCTGCGACCCATCCAGGGACATGTTGAGCGATGCCGAAGCTGCAACGGTAGTAGCAAGGAACATTATCCTCCCCTTTGGCAGGGAAGTATCCTGGCTGGAGCTTGTTGCCCAAGTCTCTCATAAGAGATCGCACCTTACTGTGGATGCCGTCTGCGCCCACAACGAGTGTACCAGTGTAGACCGAGCCATCTGCGGTCGTGACATTGACACCTCCATCAATTAGGTCTATATTGCTGACTTTCCTGTTGAGCAATACCCTATCTTTATGCTTGATCGTGTCGTGTAGGATCTCTAGAAGTTTCTGCCgatcaaagaaaagcaggCCATACCCGTATCTGTGCCTGCGTTAGAGTGAAACGATAGCCCATCAGCTAAGTAGGTCTCTACGTACCTTCTCTCCAAGTGCTTGAACATCTGATGTAGTGCGGAGAGTACATCACCTTTTCTATCCCGCATATATGCGACTTCGAGATGCTGGACGGACAGGTTGGCGATTCGCTCGTAACACCCAAGTTGATCTAGTATGCGCAGGCCATTGGGAAACAGACCAATGCTAGCACCCACTGGAGGTGCGATTTCCGAGTGTGCTTCGAGGAGAACATAATCAAGGTCGAACCTCTCCAGCATGTTGGCCAAGGTCAGGCCGGCAATGCCTCCACCAGCGATAATGATCTTAAACTCCGCCATGGAACTGGTTTATCTGGATGAAGTGCTGGTGTGAGACAAAGGATACATGTTCCAGTATTCATGATTGCGTGCGTGACACAAAGATTTAAGTATTCGTCCCCTAACCTTGTATCATACCTGCCACAGCTCCTCCATCACCACGCAAGCATATAAAAGCGCTTATGTCAGCGGCTTCAAGCACTTTTAGTTAGCTTCAATGCCCCTAAAGTGGACCCACCTGAAGGTCTTATGCCGCTGATTCATGCTCTGTTGATCTTCACAGATCTCCCGATATGGAAAGGATAAGCCATAGACAGCCTAGATATCGGCATCCACTCTTGCCGGAAGATCTAGCAAGGAGTTTTCGGAACTGAGGACATCCGTGCCGAATCGCCATCCATCGGAGGAAACTCATCGTGCTAAAAACACATCCTATAGATGATCAGTGGGTTTGTTTGTGCCTAGGTAAGGCGATAAGTATTATTTCTGGATACTATCATGCATGATGCGAGAAGTTTCCTATGTTCCGCCTGTATGCTGAAGCATTTGAGTGGAAAGATGTTATACCCATTCTATGAAGagaaaatctatattcaAGTTATGCTATGCTGTGACTGGCCATATCgtaaaacaaaaagacaaaTGATGGAATATTGCAGGATGGAAATCAGCTTCAATTTTCTACTGGTGTTGTATTTAGAGCTGCTATTGGCTGCCGTCCTCTTAATGTAAAGCTGAAACGTGGGAACGGTGGGATCGATAGATAAAGCAAAGATGCTAAAACTACAAGTTACAGCTACAAATCTTAGATTTCTTCTTACTCGATGGCGTCTACATTAACCTTTAAAGCACTAGCAATGAGACAACTTGTTATTTCTCCGCTAACGTCTACTTATACTCAAAGTCCAAGAATATCTGCCACCTAAGACTGGAAATATTAACTCTTTCCAATAGCAATGCGTACAACTACCGATACGACGGAGACCCTGTGTATGATAGAAGTACCAAAAGGCAAGAGCACATTATAATCTTGTTGAGGAAGTATTAATGGCCTCATAGCACAGGCCCTGCCATTCGCTTGCGTGTTGCGGTATGGTCCCTACCTGCCCTCGAATGAGAATGCACCCCGAACTCGAAGAGGACTCAGAAACATTATTAAGTAAGATTGCCCGACATAGGAGTTTCAGCCATTAATACGATTTCTTTGTATATGATTCCAGCCATCAAACTCACTTATTGATTTCTCTATATATCAGACACTAATTATTCTTAGTTGTCAAATCAATTATCATATGCTTGAGAATTGTTAGAGAATTTGTAGAGGTTCGAGGATAACAAACTATCGGGAACTATTCTCCGGCTTATGCTGTATGCGCCGGGAACCATAGGTATTGGAGAGAATCGAACGGAGACGGGATTACTGGCATACGGACTTTGGGAGCATCACTCTGCTCGCGAATGTTTTGGGTGGGCTGCAGGTTCTCAGCCCCGAAGGGGAGTGGGAATGGGTCCGGCCTGAGCCGGGGTGTTTGATTGTTAATATGGGGGATGCGATGGTTGATTGGACGGGGGTTGTGTTGAGGTCGAATATGCATCGGGTTGTGTGTGGTCCTGGGGAGCAGGCGGGGTTGGAGAGATTTAGTTTTGCGATGCTTGTGAGACCGTTTAAGGAGGCTAGGATGGAGAGGTTGGTGGGGGGTTGTATTCCGAGTGTTGAAAAGGATCGGGAAGAGGGGCTGGGGTCAATTGGGGTTGGGGATGAGGGAATGACGGCTTGGGAGTgggaggtgaagaaggcaaTGGCATtgaaggaggggaaggacTGTGCGAGGAGTCGTGGGGGCAGGGATCTCGACTTGTAGATCTCTCATTTCAGATTATGATTTGGACTTTTGAAAAGAACACAGGATATCTAGATATAGTTTCACAACTTATGCTCGTGTAATTTCCCAGTCCAAACCGGCCGCGTGGCATTATACTCCATCCTCTTTCTCACCTCCTCAAATGGCAACGGCGCAATACCAACCGGACTACCCAATACCATCGGTTTACAATCCGGCATCAAGCATCTCACAGCCCCGGACTGCAACTCTCGCGCCCCAATTTTACCCCCCGCAAAGGCTTGGCAGGCTGCAGCccagagctgaagaagaagatgagttTGCGGCAAAGCACTAAGAAAGATCGGAAACTCATGGGGCATGCCCTCATACTCATTCCAGATCACCGTGACACCGGACTTCGCTGCCTGACTTGCCACCACCCGATTCCCATTTACTCCGCGCTCCTCACAGCCACACGCGAACCACATCGGCGGTGAGCCCGTCCAGTCTTCCACAGCCGCAGGACTGACAAGTTCATGGTCGAGAGTCGCAGCCACGCAGTAGGGGACTTCTCGCGGTGGACTCGCAGGCCAAATGCTATGGGTGGGATGGCTGGGCATACACGCGGGCTGAAGCACGGTGAGAATGTCGGTCTCGCCATTACAGTGCCAGGAGGGAAGTGAATCACACTGATCACACTAGCCGCTTACTATCGTAAGACTGGCTGGGAGAGGGAGGGCAACAGACTGTCCATGGAATCGAAAGTTGCGTCTGAGGGAGGCAGTTTCTGCACTTCGAGGAGGAGTTTCATGAGACCGAGGGTTATATTCGCTCCGGCGCTGTTTCCGGCCAGTATTATCTGGTCCGCTGGCACCGCGGGGTAAGGGGCACCGGCGAGAGGGTAGAGTAGGCTGGCGTATGCGACAAGAATGTCGAGGATAGAAGCGGGGAAGGTATGGGATGGCGTAAGACGGTATTTAATGGAGGCGACGCGCGCTCCAGTTAGCTTTGCCAGGCCAATGGAGGAAGCACGATACTGTGCCGGGCTACTGAAGCTGTGAGATGCTATTAGCAGATGGGTTTGTTTGCGTTGGAGCAAGCTAGAACGGCATACTAGAGACCACCGCCATGAGCATAGAGAATGGTCAGTTCGCTATTGCATTCCTGCAGCAGGGCACgaagcttttcttcctctggtATATCTGGTTCAGGGGCATCATCCGGGACTTGAGAGCGAGGACCGATGAATTCGACGCCCACGTCGATGACTGGAGTTTCTTCCACCGGTGAGATGCGGTggtattctttttttaaacgGTGTATAACTGTGTACAGGACGTCTCTGATAGCTGGGTTAGTGGGTGCTGAAAAGCTGGTTCTAGCGATCCAGACTCCTCCACGGGCTGGGGCTGGGGTTGGGGTATCGAGAGAAGTAGCTTTCTGGAGCTGGGCGAGGGAGGGCCATGGTGAATTTTGGTATTTCTGGCAAATACGTTTGATGAGCTTCTTTTGCTGATCGATCGAAGACATCTTGTAATATGTCCGGGGTTGTGCTAGTGAAGTCGTACTCATATTTTGAAAGACTGAGCGAGATAAACTACCTCTTTGCAAGGGGAACAAAGAGAATATCTCCCTAGACAGTCTCAACCCGTCTATCAGTCCGTGTACGACCCTAACAATCCTACGTACGAGTCTCGAGGCCATTTCGGACGAATAGCCTACACGGGTTCCGTACAAAGACCAGGAATAGACAGGTAGTAAGAATTGAAACAGTGTTGCCATGTATTGGGAGCAATTAAGAGGCGGCATGCCTGGAATAGAAATATGAGCGACTTGCTGGTCTGTCAGTTGTGTTTCCTCATTTTCGCTTCTCCTGATTAAATATTTCCTCGGTACAAGGATCATCCTTTCaagagaaataaattaatcctTGTCTCATAACAGCGAATGCAAGTTTTGCAAGTTTTGCATGTTTTGGTGATATACCTGAACACAAGGTTGGTTTCTCCGTCAGAGCATATTCTATCTCTTCATTGTCAATCTCATTGAATAGCCTAATTAACTCACAAGAAGCCTTCTGCTTACATTGGGATCGTCTAAACGTGCTGAGGACTGGTGCAAGTCGCAAATAACTTTAGATCTGCTATAGAGCGAGTAAACTTATTACAATTGTTTTTCCTTCAAACGATATATTCTCAGAAAAAGGACATTAGGGGAAGTAACTAATTTAAGGCTACAAGGTATCAGTGAGTGAAAAGATTTATGTTGGCGGAAACCCTATATCATTTACTCGTGGTGTGGATATCTgactaattatatattgtCTAGTTTTGTATTGTTCTATGTCTTGACTGAATTGAAGGGTAGGCGTAGCTTTATAAGTTTTAGTTAACCTGCTATTGAGACCTTAAGTATACTCACCTGGCAGCTTAGCTAGTACGCTCGTCGCTGGACAGCTTGATACACACACTTTCGCCTAGCCCCACATCCCGGCACTGGTAAATGCCGACAGACCAATCACATGACCCTGCATACTGTTTATCCGAAGATTCTCCACTCTTTATCAAAAAGCTTACCAATTTCCATCTTTTCCACTGTGACACTTATTTTCATGACTTGACTTTAGCTGGTCTTCTATGAGTGGTAACAATCATTCACCAGTTCAGACCACCAGTAGAACCCGTTTGGGGCGGCATAAAGCTTGGTATGTAGTTCCTCGCTCAGCCATCCCGCAGCACACGAATTTGAGGTCATGGAAAAGTGTACTGATTAATCAGTGACCGGTGTCGAACCCGTCATATACGATGTAAGCTACTTTATACAGTAGCTCAAGTCACGAGATGACTAACGCGATAAAGGTAAAGGAGGCTCAGATGGTAATCCTTGCTATGGCTGCCGGCGGGCAAATAAGCCATGCATAAGCCGTAAGGATGGTATGTTCCGCTTTGTTGAGTACGCCTCTGTAGAGAACAGTTCCGAGGACCGTCAACTCCAGCCCAGTCTTACGGCAAGCCACATTACGTTTGTTAATGAGAATGATGCGGATATTGAGAGCAATAGTCCATCAAACAAAAGGCCACATGGCCGTAACGACTATCAGCAGTCGTCTCAACATTCTCCTTCACAGATGTCCAATTCTGTACCGACATCATGCCCCGTCGGATCTGGATCTCCCCTGTCGCCATTAAAAAGCGAATACGAAGCGTCTCTTTTCAAATATTTTATGACGtctctctctccttgggTAGGTGCTCCCTGGCTTCTACATTGTAAACTCTAGAGGACTAACTGTACTTTTTGCGAATTTACCGTAGTTTGACTACTGCGACCCGAGCCGGCATTTTTATACATACATCGCCAGCTCTGCGTCTAGTAATCCTATCCTCTTGTACGCTGTTCTGACGGTAGCTGCGAGACATCAGCGCTCGCATTCAGAACGCGAGAGATTACTTGCAGATGAATACCAACAATACTGTCTTGAGTCATTGATATCAGCCCTTGATAACTCAGAAAAGACACTAGACGAGTCTCTTTTTGTATCAGCAGTAATTCTTCGCCTCTCTGAAGAAATGACAGGTGTGTGCAACCTCGTGCTTGCACTTACTAAAGCACTTGTACTAAGTCGTCGCATACAGAGCCTTCTCCCAGGGAGATTGTAGATTCCCACACCCTATCTGCCCATATCCTTGTTCGgatcaaagaaggaaacatCTGCACATCAAGCTTCACCGATGCGGCCTTAATCGTAGTCTTACGACAAGAAATCTTCGTCGCCAACCTGACACAACGACCGGTAGGGTCTTTCACTGACCACTGCAATATTGACACATCACTGGGTCCAACTTCTGAAGCAATGTGGACGTACCGAATCATCGCCCACGCGGCGAAGATAACCGACTTTGTGTATGGCGATGTCATATTCAGGACTAAAGATCGCTGGAAGGATCTGATGCGGTATGTCCAGGACTGGGAAGACAGCAGGCCGAATGCCTTCACGCCGATTTATAGCGAAGCAGAGGATCCACCGTCTAGTTGCTTCCCTAAAATATGGTATTGTAACGACTGCCACGTCGCAGCCCGTTTGT
This window harbors:
- a CDS encoding Alpha/Beta hydrolase protein; translated protein: MSSIDQQKKLIKRICQKYQNSPWPSLAQLQKATSLDTPTPAPARGGVWIARTSFSAPTNPAIRDVLYTVIHRLKKEYHRISPVEETPVIDVGVEFIGPRSQVPDDAPEPDIPEEEKLRALLQECNSELTILYAHGGGLYFSSPAQYRASSIGLAKLTGARVASIKYRLTPSHTFPASILDILVAYASLLYPLAGAPYPAVPADQIILAGNSAGANITLGLMKLLLEVQKLPPSDATFDSMDSLLPSLSQPVLRYHPTHSIWPASPPREVPYCVAATLDHELVSPAAVEDWTGSPPMWFACGCEERGVNGNRVVASQAAKSGVTVIWNEYEGMPHEFPIFLSALPQTHLLLQLWAAACQAFAGGKIGARELQSGAVRCLMPDCKPMVLGSPVGIAPLPFEEVRKRMEYNATRPVWTGKLHEHKL
- a CDS encoding putative monooxygenase, with product MAEFKIIIAGGGIAGLTLANMLERFDLDYVLLEAHSEIAPPVGASIGLFPNGLRILDQLGCYERIANLSVQHLEVAYMRDRKGDVLSALHQMFKHLERRHRYGYGLLFFDRQKLLEILHDTIKHKDRVLLNRKVSNIDLIDGGVNVTTADGSVYTGTLVVGADGIHSKVRSLMRDLGNKLQPGYFPAKGEDNVPCYYRCSFGIAQHVPGWVAGEQNIVMGNGQSQLVVSGPEGREDEADFVKQNYNLPITRKVTFGHVFDKRLSSALTPLHEIVYQKWFFKRIITFGDSAHKPNPIGGQGANGAMESCAEFLNAILRKKESHGGSLANLSDRDIENILCETQSKRYDRAQMIVRNSHEMQALNAYENPLVSTIANNLVLPFVGNELVFSRMGQAYAGAATVEKLQVPHRSRVIPFNDELPAKPIDQNISRLIRWGFIGSMGAVLFVTTKAFRLPFSSLGGWGESGSVIISWLGDSPGQKLLNKLVSVLSFPILDKDPSARLHLINFLPQLISPLLIYTIEAYRLGNQGSLLALPTIFTAGMQVQGIGRIAPLHAILSSLYTHEGVAGRAVPRDVASSLIPAVTLGFVLPTIMVFASNPNLAAWQHWVALWQFAPPLVNVLTVVLSAGFKRWRLSHEAPRVDGGSFERYEKHDVPVLKQVYTYAFAVQSTVHVATMAYAWSHPNISIGRAFFGLPNPFRAEWNITTISEQIATFFRYDSVTALAGYIGGNLYSIWDLRRLGYIQTRSAVKAALAVIVGQFMIGPGATWAGLWSWREDVIAGLAR